In a single window of the Verrucomicrobiaceae bacterium genome:
- a CDS encoding DUF1553 domain-containing protein has translation MFRPLFVSYLAFTLTSVAQNDSGGNDASDKPASAPVMQWRFDDGKEAGPRAPTYPGFSETNKARKFDVKSPIKVADSPELRFGLNETITLEAWVKVADASGTPYIIGKGRLGTKEFGANNQNYAFRLQHGKAGSQIGFLFHSADVPGKKGDWHRWWSKDTVPTAGWHHVAVTYTYGKPKSIKGYIDGQETDGTWDMGGATDRGPVMDGDAVVIGNGSTMAESHAFEGWLDDVAIYRGPIDTEALKAKYQFIPPPPPVAQKDVPAGRVLVQLAEDGMPESNAWPSEPPKVAESYTEDVFGFFDVPQKYVETGVRGDRHVPFLLRAAASVTFPKGKHRLLLRARGATNLLIDGKTMLKTPFPPKDSDGHHLVADQKDYLDLGPDFRFVPPGNRESWCEFEGTGKPQFIVLETLVGSFVGKSIRRPELGETVVAWSPAGTQSWQLISAGKRSVPYNDAGWTQYEKERTAHYEIVNDKRRAEMRAKSDPYWAKRREAAKQWLASTEPVKVPALPEGLPKLNDIDHFIGATIAKVKSQTAHKGTVDFFKQVQPILETKCLECHRGGKAKGDLQLDSLVSAIKGGESDGAAITPGKPDASAILKRIVSHDEDEVMPPKGEKLSAADVEALTTWIKEGATWPELRADRLEVTALTDDLTFLRRAYLDTVGVTPSLAEIESFLADVKKSAQTSVLSTQSDPQKVSTQHSALSTSPRERLIDRLLADPRWADHWMGYWQDVLAENPNILNPTLNNTGPFRWWLYESLRDNKPMDFFVTELLQMKGSERLGGPAGFATASQNDVPMAAKGTIIGAAFLGVEMKCARCHDAPAAKSTQEDLFKIAAMLNTKELVVPLTSSVSPDRFKMTGRKPLINITLKVGAKVPPQWSLTEFCDESAAKLAEDPTNTRDQLAALITAPQNERFAQVMANRVWARFMGRGIVEPVADWEKGKPSHPELLKYLGREFVRGGYDLKHLARLIMTSHAYQRATDSELKETSPVFAAPAPRRLMAEQIVDSLFAATGKPFKTEEVCLDIDNTRDLKNAIHMGKPRRSWMLTSTSNERDRPSLSLPRIQAVGDVLSAFGWRGARQDPTSVRDAAPNVLQPAILSNGTVGVWLTRLSDDHGITQMALKKQSVEQLIENIYLQLLTRRPSAEEKELYVKHLTPGYDTRISKLETVNSKPQSTRSREKYVSWSNHLDGEATTVRMAQEAAARKGDPATDKLDPAWRQRLEDILWAMLNAPEWAFSP, from the coding sequence ATGTTCCGACCGCTTTTTGTTTCCTACCTAGCCTTCACACTCACCTCTGTTGCGCAAAACGACAGTGGGGGCAATGATGCCTCTGACAAGCCAGCCTCCGCGCCGGTGATGCAGTGGCGTTTTGATGATGGCAAGGAGGCCGGGCCACGGGCTCCGACGTATCCGGGCTTTTCGGAGACGAACAAGGCGCGAAAGTTCGATGTAAAGTCGCCGATCAAAGTCGCTGATAGCCCGGAGCTGCGCTTTGGCCTGAATGAAACGATCACGCTGGAGGCCTGGGTGAAGGTGGCGGATGCCTCGGGCACGCCGTACATCATCGGGAAGGGCCGCCTCGGCACGAAGGAGTTCGGTGCGAACAATCAAAACTACGCCTTCCGCCTTCAGCATGGCAAGGCGGGCTCGCAGATCGGTTTTCTCTTCCACAGCGCCGATGTGCCGGGGAAAAAGGGCGACTGGCATCGCTGGTGGTCGAAGGACACGGTGCCCACGGCGGGCTGGCATCATGTGGCGGTGACTTACACATACGGGAAGCCCAAGAGCATCAAAGGCTACATCGACGGCCAAGAAACCGATGGCACCTGGGACATGGGCGGTGCGACGGATCGCGGCCCGGTGATGGATGGAGATGCCGTAGTGATCGGCAATGGCTCGACGATGGCCGAGTCGCACGCGTTTGAGGGCTGGCTCGATGATGTGGCAATCTATCGCGGTCCCATCGACACGGAGGCGCTGAAGGCGAAGTATCAGTTCATCCCGCCACCACCGCCCGTGGCGCAAAAAGACGTGCCCGCAGGTCGCGTGCTCGTGCAGCTCGCCGAGGATGGCATGCCTGAGTCCAATGCATGGCCCAGTGAGCCGCCGAAAGTCGCCGAAAGCTACACCGAGGATGTTTTCGGCTTCTTTGACGTGCCGCAAAAATACGTCGAGACGGGTGTGCGTGGCGACCGCCATGTGCCTTTCCTTTTGCGTGCGGCGGCCAGCGTGACTTTCCCAAAGGGCAAGCACCGCCTGCTGCTGCGTGCTCGTGGTGCCACCAATCTCCTCATCGACGGCAAAACGATGCTCAAGACGCCTTTCCCACCGAAGGACAGTGACGGACATCACCTCGTGGCCGATCAAAAAGACTACCTCGACCTCGGCCCCGACTTCCGCTTCGTGCCACCGGGCAATCGCGAATCGTGGTGCGAGTTTGAAGGCACCGGGAAGCCACAGTTCATCGTGCTGGAGACGCTGGTGGGCAGTTTCGTGGGGAAATCCATCCGTAGGCCCGAATTGGGCGAAACCGTCGTCGCTTGGTCGCCAGCAGGCACGCAGAGCTGGCAGCTCATCTCCGCTGGCAAACGCAGCGTGCCCTACAACGACGCCGGATGGACCCAGTATGAAAAAGAGCGCACCGCGCACTACGAGATCGTGAATGACAAGCGCCGCGCCGAGATGCGTGCAAAGTCCGATCCCTACTGGGCAAAGCGTCGCGAGGCCGCAAAACAATGGCTGGCGAGCACCGAGCCGGTGAAAGTGCCCGCGCTGCCTGAAGGCCTGCCGAAGCTCAATGACATCGACCACTTCATCGGAGCTACGATCGCCAAAGTGAAGTCGCAGACCGCTCACAAGGGCACGGTTGATTTCTTCAAGCAGGTGCAGCCCATCCTCGAAACGAAGTGCCTCGAATGCCATCGCGGCGGCAAAGCAAAAGGCGATCTCCAGCTCGATTCGCTCGTCTCTGCCATCAAAGGTGGCGAAAGCGACGGCGCGGCCATCACCCCCGGCAAGCCAGATGCCAGCGCCATCCTGAAACGTATCGTTTCGCATGACGAAGACGAAGTCATGCCGCCCAAAGGCGAAAAACTCAGTGCCGCCGATGTCGAAGCCCTCACCACCTGGATCAAAGAGGGAGCGACATGGCCAGAACTCCGCGCGGATCGCCTGGAAGTCACCGCTTTGACCGATGACCTCACTTTCCTCCGTCGTGCGTATTTGGACACGGTCGGCGTCACGCCTTCGCTGGCCGAGATTGAGAGCTTTTTGGCCGATGTGAAAAAAAGTGCTCAGACCTCCGTGCTTAGTACTCAGTCCGATCCTCAAAAAGTCAGCACTCAGCACTCAGCACTCAGCACTTCACCTCGCGAGCGTCTCATCGACCGCCTCCTCGCTGATCCCCGCTGGGCAGATCACTGGATGGGCTACTGGCAGGACGTGCTCGCGGAGAATCCGAACATCCTCAATCCCACGCTGAACAACACCGGCCCCTTCCGCTGGTGGCTCTATGAGTCGCTGCGGGACAACAAGCCCATGGACTTCTTCGTCACCGAGTTGCTGCAAATGAAGGGCAGCGAGCGCCTCGGCGGCCCCGCGGGCTTTGCCACCGCCTCGCAGAACGATGTGCCCATGGCGGCGAAAGGGACCATCATCGGCGCGGCCTTCCTCGGCGTGGAAATGAAGTGCGCCCGCTGCCACGACGCTCCCGCCGCGAAGAGCACGCAGGAGGACTTATTCAAGATAGCCGCCATGCTCAATACGAAGGAGCTCGTCGTGCCTCTCACCAGCAGTGTCAGCCCAGATCGTTTCAAAATGACTGGCCGCAAGCCGCTCATCAACATCACACTCAAAGTGGGTGCCAAAGTGCCGCCGCAGTGGTCGCTCACCGAGTTCTGCGACGAATCCGCCGCCAAGCTCGCCGAAGATCCCACCAACACCCGCGACCAACTCGCCGCGCTCATCACTGCGCCGCAAAACGAACGCTTCGCCCAGGTCATGGCCAATCGCGTGTGGGCACGCTTCATGGGCCGTGGCATCGTCGAGCCAGTCGCCGATTGGGAAAAGGGCAAACCTTCGCATCCCGAGCTGCTCAAGTATCTCGGACGCGAGTTCGTGCGTGGCGGCTACGATTTGAAGCACCTCGCCCGCCTCATCATGACCTCCCACGCCTACCAGCGTGCTACCGACAGCGAGCTCAAAGAAACCAGCCCCGTCTTTGCTGCCCCCGCGCCGCGTCGCCTCATGGCCGAGCAGATCGTGGACAGCCTCTTCGCTGCCACCGGCAAACCCTTCAAAACCGAAGAAGTCTGCCTCGACATCGACAACACCCGCGACCTCAAAAACGCCATTCACATGGGCAAACCTCGCCGTAGCTGGATGCTCACCAGCACCAGCAATGAGCGTGACCGCCCCAGCCTCAGTCTGCCGCGCATCCAGGCCGTGGGCGATGTTTTGAGCGCCTTCGGATGGCGCGGTGCCCGCCAGGACCCCACCAGCGTCCGCGACGCCGCCCCGAACGTCCTCCAGCCCGCCATTTTGAGCAATGGCACCGTCGGTGTTTGGCTCACACGTCTCAGTGACGACCATGGCATCACGCAGATGGCCTTGAAGAAGCAAAGCGTCGAGCAACTCATCGAAAACATCTACCTGCAACTCCTCACCCGACGCCCCAGCGCCGAGGAAAAAGAGCTCTATGTGAAGCACCTCACGCCCGGCTACGACACGCGGATCTCGAAACTCGAAACCGTAAACTCTAAACCTCAGAGTACCCGCTCCCGAGAAAAATACGTCTCCTGGTCCAATCACCTCGACGGCGAAGCCACCACCGTCCGCATGGCCCAAGAAGCCGCCGCTCGCAAAGGCGACCCCGCCACCGACAAACTCGATCCCGCTTGGCGCCAGCGCCTCGAAGACATCCTCTGGGCCATGCTGAACGCACCGGAGTGGGCTTTCAGTCCCTAG
- a CDS encoding DUF2132 domain-containing protein, which yields MHAAGPKNPLHGITLAMMLEQLVAHYGWEMLGRMIPINCFNWHPSIKSSLIFLRRTQWARDKVEALYLDSLPDMQREKDPAPPND from the coding sequence ATGCACGCCGCAGGCCCCAAAAACCCTCTTCATGGTATCACACTGGCGATGATGCTGGAGCAACTGGTCGCTCACTATGGCTGGGAGATGCTGGGGCGGATGATTCCGATCAATTGCTTCAACTGGCACCCGAGCATCAAGAGCAGCCTGATTTTTCTGCGCCGCACGCAATGGGCACGCGATAAAGTGGAGGCGCTATATCTTGATTCACTGCCGGATATGCAGCGGGAGAAGGACCCCGCGCCTCCGAACGACTGA
- a CDS encoding spermine synthase, producing MKPFLLLAEARTPDGAALSLHSHDSHFYLRVNRQPLMGTNAAESEKVLAQLACEQLSMRADARVLIGGLGFGFSLRQVLALVPADARISVAELLPEVVAWNRQYLHAINGLSLDDKRVEVLIEDVFHVISRAPAAHYDAILLDVDNGPVAMVQNGNERLYQARGFSAIQHALKPGGRVTFWSASSDPAFARRLAKAGFKVSVVPAKAWPQAKRCTHTIFVADRR from the coding sequence TTGAAGCCCTTCCTTTTGCTCGCTGAGGCTCGCACGCCTGATGGCGCGGCGCTCTCCCTCCATTCACACGATTCGCATTTTTATCTGCGGGTGAATCGCCAGCCGCTCATGGGCACGAATGCTGCAGAGTCTGAAAAAGTGCTGGCTCAGCTCGCATGTGAACAGCTCAGCATGAGAGCGGATGCACGCGTGCTCATTGGCGGACTCGGATTTGGCTTTTCACTACGCCAGGTGCTCGCCCTCGTCCCTGCGGATGCTCGGATCAGCGTCGCGGAGCTCCTGCCAGAAGTCGTCGCGTGGAATCGCCAGTACCTTCATGCCATCAATGGCCTTTCGCTCGATGACAAACGTGTCGAAGTGCTCATCGAAGACGTTTTTCATGTCATCTCCCGAGCTCCAGCAGCACATTATGATGCCATCTTGCTCGATGTGGACAATGGACCTGTCGCCATGGTGCAGAATGGCAACGAGCGGCTCTATCAGGCACGTGGATTCTCTGCCATTCAGCATGCACTGAAGCCTGGGGGGCGTGTCACCTTCTGGTCTGCTAGCAGCGATCCTGCGTTCGCCCGCCGGCTTGCCAAAGCGGGCTTCAAAGTAAGCGTCGTCCCTGCCAAGGCATGGCCCCAGGCCAAGCGATGCACCCATACCATCTTCGTCGCAGATCGTCGCTGA
- a CDS encoding DUF1343 domain-containing protein translates to MHLTRRQFASGLALSSLFPACSGPRPQTYQQPQAAAGYGGPFMLGVDVLAARGFDLLRGRRVGLITNHTSLTGRGERTRQLLQRGLGAGLTALYAPEHGIDGHILAGVHVATRRDSVTGLTVHSLYGPTRKPTPAQLAGIDILVFDLQDIGCRSYTYISTMIVAMEAAAENGKFFVVLDRPNPIGGHRVEGPPLEAKWKSFVGQVPVPYVHGMTAGEIAQMACARGWVSRVPRMTVVKMQGYHRGMIWQDTGLRWHPTSPNIPYQTSPFYYVATGICGGAAAVDVGIGTDNPFGYAGGDGVNAQAMLATCRRWNTPGVTYSAYQNKGFGGVKLHIHPRNTTDLTALDVMLLSELNRLSGGRVAGRMSGSKLNLFNKVYGSDSLHRDLLHGTPGATIAARWQGWVQSFRSQRQQYLLYA, encoded by the coding sequence ATGCATCTCACTCGCCGCCAATTCGCCTCTGGTCTTGCCCTCTCCTCTCTCTTCCCTGCTTGCAGCGGACCAAGGCCGCAGACCTATCAGCAGCCGCAGGCTGCTGCGGGATATGGCGGCCCATTCATGCTCGGGGTGGATGTGCTGGCCGCGCGGGGCTTTGATCTGCTGCGTGGGCGGCGAGTCGGGCTCATTACGAATCATACCAGCCTCACCGGGCGTGGTGAGCGCACGCGGCAGCTCCTCCAGCGTGGCCTGGGAGCTGGGCTCACGGCACTCTATGCACCGGAGCACGGGATCGATGGCCACATCCTCGCTGGAGTGCATGTCGCGACGCGGCGTGATAGCGTGACGGGCCTCACCGTTCACTCACTCTACGGCCCCACTCGCAAGCCCACTCCGGCGCAGCTCGCGGGCATCGACATCCTCGTTTTTGACCTCCAGGACATCGGTTGCCGCAGCTACACCTACATCAGCACCATGATCGTCGCGATGGAGGCCGCTGCGGAGAATGGGAAGTTCTTTGTCGTGCTGGATAGGCCGAATCCGATCGGTGGCCACCGTGTCGAAGGCCCACCGCTGGAGGCAAAGTGGAAATCCTTCGTCGGCCAAGTGCCCGTGCCCTATGTGCATGGCATGACTGCGGGCGAGATCGCGCAGATGGCCTGCGCACGCGGCTGGGTCAGCCGGGTGCCGCGCATGACCGTGGTCAAGATGCAGGGCTATCATCGCGGCATGATCTGGCAGGATACCGGCCTACGCTGGCACCCCACCTCGCCGAATATCCCGTATCAGACCTCTCCCTTTTACTACGTCGCCACGGGTATCTGCGGCGGGGCTGCTGCAGTCGATGTCGGTATCGGCACAGACAATCCTTTCGGCTACGCGGGCGGTGATGGCGTGAACGCGCAGGCGATGCTGGCCACCTGTCGCCGCTGGAATACGCCCGGTGTCACCTACTCAGCCTATCAAAACAAAGGATTCGGTGGTGTGAAGCTCCATATCCATCCGCGCAATACCACCGACCTCACTGCTCTCGATGTCATGCTGCTCTCTGAGCTTAATCGCCTGAGCGGAGGCCGCGTCGCGGGCCGCATGAGCGGATCAAAGCTCAATTTATTCAACAAAGTGTACGGCAGCGACTCTCTCCACCGCGACCTCCTCCACGGCACACCTGGTGCCACGATCGCCGCTCGCTGGCAGGGTTGGGTCCAGAGCTTCCGCTCTCAGCGGCAGCAGTATTTGCTCTATGCGTGA
- the uvrB gene encoding excinuclease ABC subunit UvrB — protein MSVFQLNPELTPQGDQAQAIAKLVKSVQAGNRHQTLLGVTGSGKTFTMANIIAEVGRPALVFSHNKTLAAQLYSEFKNFFPDNSVEYFVSYFDYYQPEAYIPRTDTYIEKDSAVNDEIERLRLSSMGALLTRQDTIIVASVSCIYGLGSPEDYEGMMVPLQTGQRISREELLTRLVDMLYERNDYQLQRGKFRARGDVIEIVPAYLENEAIRIEFFGDEIERISAVDVLTGTVTLKLPSYTIFPAKQFVTPGDKLRKAIVKIREEAEERVACFEREGKLLEAQRIKMRTQYDIEMMQEMGFCQGIENYSRHLTGRAPGATPGTLLDFFREPPLVFVDESHATIPQIGGMYEGDKSRKTTLVEHGFRLPSALDNRPLRFEEFMGKVGQMVYVSATPARFEIENSVVGNSGYIAKDKEAPPMTKNVRISGSAESPEKFDVTTKGRNLVVEQIIRPTGLLDPIITIKPLKGQIDETIELCRQRVEKGERVLVTTLTKRTAEDLTDYLRNLAFKVRYLHSDIDAIERVEILRSLRNGDCDVLVGINLLREGLDLPEVSLVCILDADKEGFLRSETSLVQTAGRAARHLGGEVVLFADVQTQSIKALLNISKYRRQVQLEHNEKHGITPQTVRRAVQESLQILGRAREVEESVVREGGGDFAVTETIRELEQEMAEAAMKLEYERAALLRDQIRELKKRVDGGTASTDLPPRRDVKYEKAKRGGKKKK, from the coding sequence TGGCAGACCGGCGCTGGTGTTCTCGCACAACAAGACGCTCGCGGCGCAGCTCTACTCGGAGTTTAAAAACTTCTTCCCGGACAACTCGGTGGAGTACTTCGTGAGCTACTTCGACTACTACCAGCCGGAGGCCTACATCCCGCGCACGGACACCTACATTGAGAAAGACAGCGCGGTGAATGATGAGATCGAGCGGCTGCGGCTCTCTAGCATGGGGGCGCTGCTCACGCGGCAGGACACGATCATCGTGGCCAGTGTGTCATGCATCTATGGTCTCGGTTCGCCAGAGGACTATGAAGGCATGATGGTGCCGCTACAGACCGGGCAGCGCATTTCGCGGGAAGAACTGCTGACTCGTCTGGTGGATATGCTTTATGAGCGGAACGACTACCAGCTCCAGCGTGGCAAATTCCGCGCTCGGGGAGATGTGATCGAGATCGTGCCGGCCTATCTGGAAAATGAGGCCATTCGTATCGAGTTTTTTGGAGATGAAATCGAGCGTATCAGCGCGGTGGACGTGCTGACCGGTACGGTGACGCTAAAGCTGCCGAGTTATACGATTTTCCCAGCAAAGCAGTTCGTCACACCGGGGGATAAGCTGCGCAAAGCTATCGTGAAGATCCGTGAGGAGGCGGAGGAGCGAGTGGCATGCTTTGAGAGGGAGGGGAAGCTCCTGGAGGCGCAGCGCATCAAGATGCGCACGCAGTATGACATCGAGATGATGCAGGAGATGGGCTTTTGCCAAGGGATCGAAAACTACAGCCGCCATCTCACTGGGCGTGCACCGGGTGCCACTCCTGGGACGCTGCTGGATTTCTTCCGTGAACCGCCGCTCGTCTTTGTCGATGAAAGCCACGCTACCATTCCGCAGATCGGCGGTATGTATGAGGGCGATAAATCGCGCAAAACCACGCTCGTGGAGCATGGATTTCGCCTTCCCAGTGCTCTCGACAACCGCCCGCTGCGTTTTGAGGAGTTCATGGGCAAAGTGGGCCAGATGGTCTATGTCAGCGCCACGCCTGCGCGGTTCGAGATCGAGAACAGCGTGGTCGGAAACAGCGGCTACATCGCCAAAGACAAAGAAGCACCGCCGATGACGAAAAACGTCCGCATCAGCGGCAGTGCGGAGTCGCCGGAAAAATTCGATGTGACGACCAAAGGCCGAAATTTGGTCGTAGAGCAGATCATCCGCCCCACGGGCTTGCTGGACCCGATCATCACGATCAAGCCACTCAAAGGCCAGATCGACGAAACGATCGAGCTTTGCCGCCAACGCGTCGAAAAAGGCGAGCGTGTGCTCGTCACCACTCTCACAAAACGCACGGCGGAGGATCTCACGGACTATCTGCGCAATCTCGCCTTCAAAGTGCGATACCTTCACAGCGATATCGACGCCATCGAGCGTGTGGAAATCCTCCGCAGCCTACGAAACGGCGACTGCGATGTGCTGGTGGGCATCAATCTGCTCCGCGAGGGCCTCGATTTGCCGGAGGTGAGCCTCGTATGCATCCTGGATGCGGATAAGGAGGGCTTCCTGCGCAGCGAGACCTCGCTGGTGCAGACTGCGGGCCGCGCTGCACGTCATCTCGGTGGTGAAGTCGTGCTCTTTGCCGATGTGCAGACGCAGAGCATCAAGGCGCTGCTCAATATCAGTAAGTATCGACGTCAGGTGCAGTTGGAGCACAATGAGAAGCATGGCATCACTCCACAGACAGTACGCCGGGCGGTGCAGGAAAGCCTGCAAATCCTAGGCCGGGCACGTGAAGTCGAAGAAAGCGTCGTGCGTGAAGGTGGTGGCGACTTCGCTGTGACGGAGACCATCCGTGAGCTCGAACAAGAAATGGCCGAGGCAGCGATGAAGCTCGAATACGAGCGTGCCGCTCTTTTGCGTGATCAAATTCGCGAATTGAAGAAGCGGGTCGATGGAGGCACTGCCTCGACCGATCTGCCACCACGCCGGGATGTGAAATATGAGAAAGCCAAGCGCGGCGGAAAAAAGAAAAAGTAA